The genomic DNA CTAAAACAACACCATCAGTTTGATAAGGTAAAATAGATTTTTTATTTTGCCACACAGTTAAATAATCTACCACCTCTTTAGTCCCTCGTAAAATCTTAGAATAGGGATTAGTTTTAAAACCGTATAATTTCAGCCAATCATGAACCTGACTATGTTTAGCCTGACCTAAATCAGACAATATTTCAAAAGCATAAAAATCCATTTTTCTAGAAGCCGCCACTTCCGATTGTAATTGACGCATCGTACCGGCAGCTAAATTCCTAGGATTAACAAACAAAGGCAACCCTTTAACCTGTTGCATCTTATTTATTCTCGCTAATTCTTTAAGACTAATTACCACTTCACCTCTAATGTCTAATCGCTCCGGCCAAACTAAATCTTTTGTTGTTTCTAAACGCAAAGGAACTCCCTCAATAGTTCTAACATTAGCCGTAACATTTTCTCCAATTCGTCCATCACCTCGAGTTACAGCACTAATTAATAAACCTTTAACATAAGTTAAAACTATAGCCAAACCATCCATTTTCAATTCCCCATAATATTCTGTTATCTCAATTTTTAAAATTTTTTCATTCCTCTCCTGCCAAGCTTTAATTTCCTCTAAATTAAAGGCGTCTTCAATAGATAAAATCGGTTGACTATGCTTAACCTTAACAAACCCCGGCAAAATTCCTCCCGCCACCCGTTGGCTGGGCGAATCAGAAGTTATTAAATCGGGATAATAATTTTCTAGTTTAACCAATTCATGCTTTAAAGAATCCAAAGCTGCCTCTGATATCTCCAACTTATCCAAAACATGATACTGATAACGATAATGATTTATTACTTGGCGTAATTTATTTATTCTTATTTTAGCAGCCGCTTTATTCATAATAATTAAAAACTAATCCCAAATTACTAAAAGGTTCTTATTCTGTGCTTTCCTAGGTCAACTAATTTAATAACAATCTGAAGTAAAACCAGTTCCCTTAAATATTGAACACTGGGAAAAAATAGCATAATCAAAAACTGCTGCTTGTGGTGGTAAAGCCGGCAAAGTAACTGACAAAGATTGTTGAGTATTAGCTAATCGACCAACTGAAGTAACAATAACACGTCCAGGTAATTCATAAATTTCTCCCACCCCATTAGGCTGGCGAAAAGCTTGGACAGTTAAATCACAAACATCACTATACAAAGCTCTTAAACGTAAACGATAGTTAACAAAGCTAGGATCCAAATTAATAACCACTCCACTAGCTTGGCTGGAAGAAAAATAACGACGCTCCACATCGTAATCAAGTGTCGCTGCACCCAACCAAGCTGACCAACCTACTTCCAACCATTCACTACCGGCTCCCGGACAGGAGTTTACATTATTATCCCAAGATAATTTTATGGATTGAGCTTTAACTGCACTATCCAAAGAATCTTCTGGATTAAATAAATCTATTTGCCGGCTGTCATTCTTTTTAAGAGTAATGATTTCCGAAGATTCACTTAAAACACTCGACCGCCACCAAGTTGCTTGGTTACCAGCTAACACTACGCTACTTGATTGACTAACTACCAAATCAGCACCTTTTTTTTGTTCCAAACGCCATAAATAAAGGCCCTGCTCCAAACCACTTTCCGCAGCATAATAAGCAGCTTGACTTTGATCACTAACAACACTAACTCGTAGTTGTCGTAAAACCAAACTACCAACAGTTAAACTAGTTACCAAAACACCAGCCAAAACTAACAAAGATAAAAGTAAAACCATACCGGCCGGTTGATTGTTTTTTAATATTTTCATATTTAACGTAAATAACTCCTGGTTAAAGCCGTGGTCTGCAGAAAAAAAGTAGCCGGCAAACTAGTCCCCAAGGTTGGTATAGCCTGACCAGATAAGGTAATAGTTATCCTCGGCTGTTTATTAGTGGAACTACTATCCAAAAAAGGATTGGCTGAAGGAACTATATAAAATCGCACTGCTACCAAAATTACATCATCAGATAATAAAGGATCCCAAGTTCCACTACTACCACGAGAAATTTCCAAACTGGCGGGCTGGCCAGCTTGAGCTTCTACAAAACGATATCTAACCGTTCGACCGGTATTATCCAATAAAGCCAAAACCGACTGAGCCAAAACTTGACCAGTCAAAGGGTCTTTTAAATCAATTGTTGGCACTTGTGACTGGTAATAATCATAATCAATTAAACCCTGCTGAACGTCTTTAGCAATTGACTCCATAACAAAACGCATATCACGCTGAACAGCTTGACTAGCCACCAAAGACCGCTGAGATCTAGTTATAATGAAGAATATATCAGTCACTAATATTACCACTATAGAAAAAACTCCTAAAACTACCACCAGTTCCATAACGGTAAAACCAGCCGAATTTTTATTTATTTTAGGGAGCATAATTATCGTAAGAGTAACGCCAATTATATAAAAAATTTTCCAAAG from Patescibacteria group bacterium includes the following:
- a CDS encoding type II secretion system GspH family protein, giving the protein MLPKINKNSAGFTVMELVVVLGVFSIVVILVTDIFFIITRSQRSLVASQAVQRDMRFVMESIAKDVQQGLIDYDYYQSQVPTIDLKDPLTGQVLAQSVLALLDNTGRTVRYRFVEAQAGQPASLEISRGSSGTWDPLLSDDVILVAVRFYIVPSANPFLDSSSTNKQPRITITLSGQAIPTLGTSLPATFFLQTTALTRSYLR